ACCGACCCCATTGACGCGAAGCAGCAACTCGAAAATTTCGAGCTGCTCGCTTGTCTCAAAACCAAAGAGGCTCAGGGCATCTTCGCGAACGATCAGGCTCGTGTGGATGAACGCCGTCTCACCGGTGCGCAGAGCCAGCTCGTGTTCTGGCGTCACCTGAACAGCGAGACCGACTCCACCTACCTCGATGATGACGTTCCCACCGCGTGCAGACAGAACAGTTCCGCGTACCGAAGAAATCACGTTCTCAGCCTAGGCGGTGAGTCCGACAGTGCGGTTCAGGCTCGCGGCGGTCTCCCCCGCCGCGATACGCGCTCGGCGTCCAACCACGCACGTTGCGCCGGTGTCTCCGCTGCCATTCCCGTTGGAGTGACTGAGCTTCCGATTCGCCAGGCGTGGCAGAGCGCGAGTGCAAGAGCATCCGCCGCATCTGCTGGCGTCGGCGGCGCGGCCAACCGCAGAATGCGCGTCACCATAGTCGCCACCTGCTTTTTGTCGGCAGACCCATAGCCTGTAATGGCAGCCTTCACCTCGGATGGCGTGTGGTGTCCGACCCGGAGGCCGCGTTTCGCAGCGGCGGCGAGGGCGATCCCACTTGCCTGAGCCGTTCCCATAACGGTGCGTAGGTTGTGCTGCGCGAATACTCGCTCGACGGCGACCGCCTGAGGGACGTACTGATCCAGAGCGGCGTCGATGCCTTCGGAGATCGAGAGAAGTCGCGATTCGACTTCGGCGTCGGAGGAGCTTCTGATCACCCCGTAATAGACGAGTGTGGCTTCGCGATTCGGCGCAACATCGATGACTCCGATTCCACAGCGGGTGAGCCCGGGGTCGATGCCCAGCACGCGAAGCGCCACTCGTCAGTCTTCGTCGTCTTCGAGCTGTGCTCGTACGTCGGGGCTGATGTCGAAATTGCTGTAGATGTTCTGCACATCGTCGGAGTCGTCGAGAGCATCGATGAGCTTGAATACTTTGCGAGCGGTGTCAGCGTCGATCTCCACTTTGAGATGTGGCACGAACGCGACATCTGCCGAGTTGTAATCGATGCCGGCCTCTTGCAATGCCGTGCGAGCAGGGACAAGGTCGGTTGCTTCCGTGATGATCTCGAAGGTGTCGTCCTCAGCCTGAACCTCTTCTGCGCCAGCATCGAGTACGGCGGCGAGCACGTCATCTTCCGTCGTCTCCTCCTGGGGTACGACGATGAGGCCCTTGCGGCTGAAGTTATAAGACACGCTTCCCGGATCCGCCATCGTTCCGCCATTGCGAGTCATCAGCGTCCGGACATCCGCTGCGGCCCGGTTCTTGTTGTCCGTCAGACATTCGACGAGAAATGCGACGCCGTTCGGTCCGTAACCCTCGTACATGATCGTCGTGTACTCAATGGACTCGCCCGTGAGGCCGGCACCGCGCTTAACGGCGCGATCGATGTTGTCGTTGGGGACGGAGGTCTTCTTCGCCTTTTGAATGGCGTCTTGCAAGGTGGGGTTTCCCGCGAGGTCCGGCCCACCGATCTTGGCGGCAACCTCAATGTTCTTGATGAGCTTTGCGAACGATTTGGCACGCCGCTGATCGATGATCGCTTTCTTGTGCTTCGTTGTCGCCCACTTGGAGTGCCCTGACATGTGCTCCCTCACTGCGTCTTGTAAAGTACGGCCATTCTACGGTAGGTCGGTGGTTGACCCGTAGAGCCGTCAGCTGGCCTGGCTGCGCACGCGTTCGATGAAACGTTCGTGAAAGCGTCGCTCGCCGGTTACCTCGGGGTGAAACGACGTCGCAATGATGTTGCGTTCTTCGACTGCGACAATGCGGCGGTTGTCGATCTCGCTCAGCACACGGACGTGCGGGCCAGTCTGAGTGACGACCGGCCCTCTGATGAAAACCGCGTGCACTGGCGGCGCTCCCAGCTCTGGAATGTCGAGATCGGTCTCGAAGGAGTCAGTCTGAGAGCCGAATGCGTTTCTCTGCACAGTGACATCGAGGCCCCCAAATGTCTGCTGGCCCGCGATTCCGTCCACGAGCCGTTCGGCGAGCATAATGAGGCCCGCGCACGTACCGAAGACAGGGAGCCCGGAGTCAATCGCCTGGCGGATCGGATCTGCGACACCGAACATTCGGCTCAACTTGTCGATGACACTTGATTCCCCGCCCGGAAGAACGAGCCCGTCGACCGCTGAGAGGTCACCGACAGTCCGCACGCTCGTCACCTCGACGTCGAGCTCGCTCAACACCGATGTGTGCTCACGCACGTCGCCCTGAAGGGCGAGAACTCCGACTCGTGCCCTACCAGCCACGCTCAGACAAGCGGTGAGGAGCGGCAAGATCGCTCACGTTGATACCGACCATGGCCTCTCCGAGCCCGCGTGAGACGTTCGCGACCACAGTGGGATCATCGTAGAACGTCGTCGCCTTGACGATCGCCGCTGCGCGTTGCTCAGGGTTACCTGACTTGAAGATTCCCGACCCCACGAACACTCCATCGGCTCCGAGCTGCATCATCATCGCGGCGTCTGCCGGTGTGGCGACGCCGCCCGCTGTGAAAAGCACGACGGGGAGTTTGCCCGTCTCGGCAATTTCCTCGACGAGAGCGTACGGTGCCTGGAGTTCTTTCGCCGCGACGAAAAGCTCATCCTTCGACAGAGCGGTCAACGCACGAACCTCGGAGGTGATTTTACGGATGTGTTTCGTGGCCTCTGAGACATCGCCCGTTCCCGCTTCACCCTTGGAACGGATCATCGCCGCACCCTCGTTGATGCGACGAAGTGCCTCGCCGAGGTTCGTCGCCCCGCACACGAAGGGAACGGTGAACTTCCATTTGTCGATGTGATTCACGTAGTCGGCTGGGCTGAGAACCTCGGACTCGTCGATGTAGTCGACATCGAGCGCTTCGAGAATCTGAGCCTCGACAAAGTGGCCGATTCGAGCCTTGGCCATCACGGGAATCGAGACTTCGGCGACGATAGCATCAATGAGATCGGGGTCGCTCATGCGGGCGACACCACCCTGCGAGCGAATATCTGCGGGTACGCGCTCGAGGGCCATGACCGCGACGGCTCCTGCGTCCTCCGCGATTCGTGCCTGCTCAGGTGTGACGACATCCATGATGACGCCGCCCTTCAGCATTTCCGCGAGCCCGCGCTTGACGCGGCCTGTGCCAGTTGCGTTCTGTGAATTGCTCTCAGTCATGATGCTCATTCTCCATGTGTTCGGGCTTCGGCCAGGCCTCTGCAAGCGTTTCGCGAACCTCGCCGAGGAGTTGTGGAAGCGCCTTGGTCTTGGCAATGATGGGTAGAAAATTGGCGTCTTGCGCCCAGCGCGGCACGATGTGCTGATGCAGGTGCGCAGATATGCCGGCTCCGGCCACCGCGCCCTGGTTCATCCCGAGATTGAAACCGTCGTTGCCGGAGACTGAACGAATGACGCGCATCGCAACCTGTGTCAGTTCCCCGATTTCAGCAACTTCCTCAGGAGTTGCCAAATCGTACGTCGATATATGACGGTACGGGCACACAAGGAGGTGACCGGAGTTGTAAGGGAAAAGATTGCAGATGACGAACGCGTGGCGACCTCGTGCAACGATC
The Paramicrobacterium chengjingii DNA segment above includes these coding regions:
- the ruvC gene encoding crossover junction endodeoxyribonuclease RuvC, translated to MALRVLGIDPGLTRCGIGVIDVAPNREATLVYYGVIRSSSDAEVESRLLSISEGIDAALDQYVPQAVAVERVFAQHNLRTVMGTAQASGIALAAAAKRGLRVGHHTPSEVKAAITGYGSADKKQVATMVTRILRLAAPPTPADAADALALALCHAWRIGSSVTPTGMAAETPAQRAWLDAERVSRRGRPPRA
- a CDS encoding YebC/PmpR family DNA-binding transcriptional regulator; this translates as MSGHSKWATTKHKKAIIDQRRAKSFAKLIKNIEVAAKIGGPDLAGNPTLQDAIQKAKKTSVPNDNIDRAVKRGAGLTGESIEYTTIMYEGYGPNGVAFLVECLTDNKNRAAADVRTLMTRNGGTMADPGSVSYNFSRKGLIVVPQEETTEDDVLAAVLDAGAEEVQAEDDTFEIITEATDLVPARTALQEAGIDYNSADVAFVPHLKVEIDADTARKVFKLIDALDDSDDVQNIYSNFDISPDVRAQLEDDED
- the pdxT gene encoding pyridoxal 5'-phosphate synthase glutaminase subunit PdxT — encoded protein: MAGRARVGVLALQGDVREHTSVLSELDVEVTSVRTVGDLSAVDGLVLPGGESSVIDKLSRMFGVADPIRQAIDSGLPVFGTCAGLIMLAERLVDGIAGQQTFGGLDVTVQRNAFGSQTDSFETDLDIPELGAPPVHAVFIRGPVVTQTGPHVRVLSEIDNRRIVAVEERNIIATSFHPEVTGERRFHERFIERVRSQAS
- the pdxS gene encoding pyridoxal 5'-phosphate synthase lyase subunit PdxS — encoded protein: MTESNSQNATGTGRVKRGLAEMLKGGVIMDVVTPEQARIAEDAGAVAVMALERVPADIRSQGGVARMSDPDLIDAIVAEVSIPVMAKARIGHFVEAQILEALDVDYIDESEVLSPADYVNHIDKWKFTVPFVCGATNLGEALRRINEGAAMIRSKGEAGTGDVSEATKHIRKITSEVRALTALSKDELFVAAKELQAPYALVEEIAETGKLPVVLFTAGGVATPADAAMMMQLGADGVFVGSGIFKSGNPEQRAAAIVKATTFYDDPTVVANVSRGLGEAMVGINVSDLAAPHRLSERGW
- a CDS encoding HIT family protein, which codes for MTEHQDVQAESAEQFHLAGVPDEFQRLWTPHRMVYIRQGEPETDDCPFCRAPRMDDTDSLIVARGRHAFVICNLFPYNSGHLLVCPYRHISTYDLATPEEVAEIGELTQVAMRVIRSVSGNDGFNLGMNQGAVAGAGISAHLHQHIVPRWAQDANFLPIIAKTKALPQLLGEVRETLAEAWPKPEHMENEHHD